The following are encoded in a window of Rosa chinensis cultivar Old Blush chromosome 4, RchiOBHm-V2, whole genome shotgun sequence genomic DNA:
- the LOC112199869 gene encoding probable leucine-rich repeat receptor-like protein kinase At1g35710 encodes MRSSTIERVCPLVYCLFLYVHLLSSQNYFPHFASASSTTEANALLEWKASFLNQTSHNNQLKDWIYLPKTNTNDTNSSRNPKAKEASPCIWAGISCNAAGSVTNITIASFGIQGTLHEFSFLSFPNLEYLDISVNNLFDVIPPQISSLSKLLHLDLSNNQFSGRIPSEIGLQRNLTILYLHKNNLSDVIPPSLGNLKSLVNLSLSYNLLNGSIPASLGDLINIKSLHLSQNNLHGNIPKELGNLKSLVDLRLAINQLNGSIPTTLGDLTNLTTLYLYSNNLSGTIPKELGNLKYLVNLDLSTNQLSGSIPKTLGNLTNLTSLNLYFNNLSSTIPKELGNLKSLVYLALDYNQLSGSIPTTLGDLTNLTNLYLDSNNLSGTIPNELGNLKSLVILWLSINQLSGSIPTILGDLTNLTTLYLHSNNLSSTIPKELGNLKSLVDLELSNNHLSGSIPTTLGDLTDLTTLYLDSNNLSDTIPKELGNLKSLVDLELSNNHLSGSIPTTLGDLTDLTTLYLDSNNLSGTIPKELGNLKSLVDLELSNNHLSGSIPTTLGDLTDLTTLYLYSNNLSGTIPKELGNLKSLVDLELSNNHLSGSIPTTLGDLTDLTTLYLDSNNLSGTIPKELGILKSLVDLELSNNHLSGSIPTTLGDLTDLTTLYLHSNNLSGTIPKELGNLKSLVGLELSFNHLSGSIPRTLGDLTNLTALHLGSNNLSGTIPKELGNLKSLVDLELSINHLSGSIPTTLGDLTNLTALYLGSNNLSGTIPTELGNLKYLVGLDLCYNQLNGSILSTLGDLTHLTTLYLYSNKLSGTIPKELGNLKSLADLQLSINQLTGSIPAEIGNATQINVLDLSSNGLVGTIPKEIGGLTSMVKLMLDGNQLSGRVPLELKSLIDLEYLDVSANKLNDSIPSFVGDFHKLYYLNLSNNKFSQAIPFQLGKLFQLSQLDLSFNALEGHIASDVSKMQSLEILNISHNNLFGFIPTSMEDMHGLTYVDISYNHLEGPLPNIKAFLAAPPEALQGNKGLCGNSSFLQLCNNESPKKDHKLILLMIFLVLGAIALLAFIFAFVAKRKKKHKHLEEKNRDDEISFSILKFDGKTMYEEIIRATKDFDSMYCIGKGEHGTVYKATLSNANTVAVKKLHLLCADGENLQKEFLNEIRALTEMRHRNIVKLYGFCSHRCHSFLVYEYLEKGSLARVLSKVQEAKELGWSERVNIVKGVVLALCYMHHDCMPPIVHRDISSKNILLDAEYEACVSDFGTAKFLNPNSANWTALVGTYGYVAPELAYTMEVNEKCDVYSFGVLTLEIIMGRHPGDLLSSLSSSSSTALPAIEMPIVDVLDQRISPPTRQVTGEVLSIVKIAFSCMNSSPQFRPTMKQVYQQLETQRLHLSRPLHMITCGELLALKGLTI; translated from the exons ATGAGATCCTCAACTATTGAAAGAGTATGCCCTCTAGTTTATTGCCTTTTCTTGTATGTTCACCTACTTTCATCACAAAACTACTTTCCACATTTTGCTTCCGCTAGTTCAACTACCGAAGCAAACGCTCTTCTCGAATGGAAAGCCAGCTTTCTAAATCAAACCTCCCACAATAACCAGCTCAAGGATTGGATTTACCTTCCCAAGACTAATACCAATGACACCAATTCTTCCAGAAACCCCAAAGCAAAGGAGGCAAGCCCATGTATTTGGGCTGGTATTTCATGCAATGCTGCTGGGAGTGTCACCAACATAACCATTGCCAGTTTTGGTATACAAGGTACGCTACATGAATTCTCATTCTTGTCCTTCCCCAATCTCGAATATCTTGATATCAGCGTCAATAATCTCTTTGATGTCATCCCACCTCAAATCAGTTCGCTCTCAAAACTCCTTCATCTTGACCTCTCTAATAACCAGTTCTCCGGGAGAATTCCATCAGAAATTGGTCTTCAGAGAAATCTTACAATTCTCTATCTCCACAAGAATAATCTTTCTGATGTTATTCCTCCTTCGTTAGGGAACCTGAAATCGCTTGTGAATCTATCATTGAGTTATAATCTACTCAATGGTTCAATTCCAGCATCACTTGGTGATCTCATAAACATTAAAAGCCTCCACCTCAGCCAAAATAACCTCCATGGCAACATTCCAAAAGAATTAGGGAACCTGAAATCTTTGGTGGATCTAAGGTTGGCCATCAATCAACTCAATGGTTCAATTCCGACAACATTGGGTGATCTAACCAACCTTACCACTCTCTATCTCTATTCAAATAATCTCTCAGGCACCATTCCAAAAGAGTTAGGGAATCTGAAATATTTGGTGAATCTAGATTTGAGCACCAATCAACTCAGTGGTTCAATTCCCAAGACATTGGGTAATCTGACCAACCTTACTAGTCTTAATCTCTATTTTAATAATCTTTCTAGCACCATTCCAAAAGAGTTAGGGAACTTGAAATCTTTGGTGTATCTAGCATTAGACTACAATCAACTCAGTGGTTCAATTCCGACAACATTGGGTGATCTGACCAACCTTACCAATCTTTATCTAGATTCAAATAATCTCTCTGGCACCATTCCAAATGAGTTGGGGAACTTGAAATCTTTGGTGATTCTATGGTTGAGCATCAATCAACTCAGTGGTTCAATTCCGACAATATTGGGTGATCTGACCAACCTTACCACTCTTTATCTCCATTCAAATAACCTCTCTAGCACCATTCCAAAAGAGTTAGGGAACTTGAAATCTTTGGTGGATCTAGAATTGAGCAACAATCATCTCAGTGGTTCAATTCCGACAACATTGGGTGATCTGACCGACCTTACCACTCTTTATCTAGATTCAAATAATCTCTCTGACACCATTCCAAAAGAGTTAGGGAACCTGAAATCTTTGGTGGATCTAGAATTGAGCAACAATCATCTCAGTGGTTCAATTCCGACAACATTGGGTGATCTGACCGACCTTACCACTCTTTATCTAGATTCAAATAATCTCTCTGGCACCATTCCGAAAGAGTTAGGGAACCTGAAATCTTTGGTGGATTTAGAATTGAGCAACAATCATCTCAGTGGTTCAATTCCGACAACATTGGGTGATCTGACCGACCTTACCACTCTTTATCTCTATTCAAATAACCTCTCTGGCACCATTCCAAAAGAGTTAGGGAACCTGAAATCTTTGGTGGATCTAGAATTGAGCAACAATCATCTCAGTGGTTCAATTCCGACAACATTGGGTGATCTGACCGACCTTACCACTCTTTATCTAGATTCAAATAATCTCTCTGGCACCATTCCAAAAGAGTTAGGGATTCTGAAATCTTTGGTGGATCTAGAATTGAGCAACAATCATCTCAGTGGTTCAATTCCGACAACATTGGGTGATCTGACCGACCTTACCACTCTTTATCTCCATTCAAATAACCTCTCTGGCACCATTCCAAAAGAGTTAGGGAACCTGAAATCTTTGGTGGGTCTAGAATTGAGCTTCAATCATCTTAGTGGTTCAATTCCGAGAACATTGGGTGATCTGACCAACCTTACTGCTCTCCATCTCGGTTCAAATAATCTCTCTGGCACCATTCCAAAAGAGTTAGGGAACCTGAAATCTTTGGTGGATCTCGAATTGAGCATCAATCATCTCAGTGGTTCAATTCCGACAACATTGGGTGATCTGACCAACCTTACTGCTCTCTATCTCGGTTCAAATAATCTCTCTGGCACCATTCCAACAGAGTTAGGGAATCTGAAATATTTGGTGGGTCTAGATTTGTGCTACAATCAACTCAATGGTTCAATTCTGTCAACATTGGGTGATCTGACCCACCTTACCACTCTTTATCTTTATTCAAATAAACTCTCTGGCACCATTCCAAAAGAGTTAGGGAACTTGAAATCTTTGGCAGATCTACAATTGAGCATCAATCAACTTACTGGTTCTATACCAGCCGAGATTGGAAACGCAACCCAAATTAATGTGCTGGATCTTTCATCAAATGGTTTAGTCGGCACAATTCCAAAGGAGATTGGGGGATTAACTTCAATGGTGAAACTGATGTTGGATGGCAATCAACTTTCAGGTCGTGTCCCTTTAGAGTTGAAATCATTAATTGATCTAGAATATCTTGATGTATCAGCAAATAAATTGAACGATTCAATTCCAAGCTTTGTAGGTGACTTTCATAAGTTATATTACTTGAATTTGAGCAACAACAAGTTCAGTCAAGCAATTCCATTTCAGTTGGGGAAGTTATTTCAACTATCCCAACTAGATTTGAGTTTTAACGCACTTGAAGGTCATATAGCATCAGATGTAAGCAAAATGCAGAGTCTAGAGATACTTAATATATCCCACAACAATCTTTTTGGTTTCATTCCAACAAGTATGGAAGACATGCATGGGCTAACGTATGTTGACATATCCTACAATCACTTGGAAGGTCCACTTCCCAACATCAAAGCATTTCTAGCTGCTCCTCCAGAAGCATTGCAAGGCAACAAGGGCTTGTGTGGCAACTCAAGTTTTTTGCAACTTTGCAATAATGAAAGCCCAAAAAAAGACCATAAACTCATACTTCTGATGATCTTCCTTGTTCTTGGAGCAATTGCACTTCTAGCCTTTATATTTGCTTTTGtagcaaaaaggaaaaagaagcatAAGcatctagaagaaaaaaatagggaTGACGAAATTTCTTTTTCGATATTGAAGTTTGATGGGAAGACGATGTATGAGGAAATCATAAGGGCAACAAAAGATTTTGATTCTATGTATTGCATAGGGAAGGGAGAACATGGAACTGTCTACAAAGCAACTTTGTCAAATGCTAACACAGTAGCTGTGAAGAAACTCCATTTGTTATGCGCTGATGGCGAGAATCTTCAAAAAGAATTCTTGAATGAAATCAGGGCACTAACTGAGATGCGACACCGAAATATTGTGAAGCTTTATGGTTTTTGTTCACATAGGTGTCACTCATTTTTGGTGTATGAGTATCTTGAGAAGGGTAGTTTGGCCAGAGTGTTGAGCAAGGTTCAGGAAGCTAAAGAACTAGGGTGGAGTGAAAGGGTGAATATCGTGAAAGGTGTAGTTCTTGCCTTGTGTTACATGCATCATGATTGCATGCCACCAATTGTACATCGGGATATATCGAGCAAGAACATTTTACTGGATGCAGAGTATGAGGCTTGCGTTTCAGACTTTGGCACTGCTAAGTTCTTAAACCCAAACTCAGCTAATTGGACTGCCCTTGTAGGCACATATGGATATGTTGCACCAG AGCTTGCTTATACAATGGAAGTGAATGAGAAGTGTGACGTTTATAGCTTTGGAGTGTTGACATTGGAAATAATTATGGGAAGACATCCTGGAGATCTTCTGTCATCTTTATCATCGTCCTCATCAACTGCATTACCTGCCATTGAAATGCCAATTGTGGATGTTTTAGACCAACGCATATCACCTCCCACTCGTCAAGTTACAGGGGAAGTGCTCTCTATTGTGAAGATAGCATTTTCATGCATGAATTCCAGTCCTCAATTTCGTCCAACAATGAAACAAGTTTATCAACAATTGGAAACTCAAAGGCTACATTTGTCAAGGCCACTACATATGATAACATGTGGTGAATTGCTTGCTCTCAAGGGTTTGACTATTTGA